GGGATGGAGGTAACTTATCTACCCATCAACGCGCAGGGCACGATTAGCGCAGACCAAGTTAAAGAGGCGATCACAGATAAAACCGCTTTAGTCAGCGTGATGTGGGCGAATAACGAAACAGGCTTGATCTTCCCCATTGAAGAGATCGGGGCGGTGTGCAAGGAGAGGGGGGTTCTCTTGCACAGCGATGGAGTGCAGGCGATTGGGAAAATCCCGGTCGATGTGCAACGGGCTAATGTGGATTTCCTCTCTTTTTCAGCACATAAATTTCATGGACCTAAAGGCGTGGGGGGGTTGTATATCCGCTCAGGGGTGGAATTGACCCCACTTTTACACGGGGGAGAGCACATGCGCGGACGGCGTAGCGGAACTTTGAATGTGCCCTACATTGTGGGCATGGGCGAGGCGATGCGCTTGGCTCAGGAACATTTAGAATATGAAAAAAAGGTCGTAGGGGAATTGCGCGACAAACTAGAGGACGCGTTGCTCAATATCCAAGATGTCTTTGTGATTGGGGATCGCGTGCATCGCGTGCCTAACACGACTTTAGTGAGCGTGCGTGGAATCGAGGGCGAGGCGATGCTTTGGGATTTGAACCGCGCTAACATCGCTGCTTCTACGGGGAGCGCGTGCGCAAGCGAGGATTTAGAGGCTAACCCGGTGATGGTCGCCATTGGGGCAGATAAGGAACTTGCCCACACGGCGATCCGCTTTTCTCTAAGCCGTTTTAATAAGGCAGAAGAAATCGATTATACGATTGAAGTGTTCAATAAAGCCGTGAAACGCTTGCGCAATATTTCTAGCTCTTATGGCTTTTAAAGAAAGGAGATAGCATGGCAAAGCATAATTTATTAGGCGGGGCTCTTTGGGATGCGTATTCTAAAGAGGTGAGCAGACGCATGGACAACCCCACCCATTTAGGAGTCATTACGGAGGAAGAGGCGCAGGCTAGGGGGGCTAAGCTCATTGTGGCAGATTATGGCGCGGAGGCGTGTGGGGATGCGGTGCGCCTTTATTGGTTGGTTGATCCCAAGACAGATACAATCATTGATGCGAAGTTTAAGAGTTTTGGGTGTGGGACCGCGATCGCTAGCTCGGACATGATGGTTGAACTCTGTTTGGGTAAGCGGGTGCAAGATGCGGTTAAAATCACAAACTTAGATGTAGAACACAGCCTAAGAGATCACCCCGATGTGCCCGCTGTGCCCGGGCAAAAAATGCACTGCTCGGTGATGGCTTATGATGTGATCAAGCAAGCCGCTGCGCAGTATTTGGGCAAAAACCCCGAGGATTTTGAGAGCGAGATCATCGTGTGCGAGTGCGCGCGGGTGAGTTTGGGCACAATTAAGGAGGTGATTAAACTCAACGATCTTAAAAGTGTGGAAGAAATCACCCAATACACCAAAGCGGGGGGCTTTTGTAAAAGCTGTGTAAAACCCGGTGGGCATGAAGCTAGAGAATATTACCTAGTAGATATTCTCAGAGATGTGCGCGCCGAGATGGAAGAACAACAGCTCAAAGAAAAGGCGCAAAAATCTTTGAGTGGGAATCTAGCCTTTGTAGATATGACGATGGTGCAAAAAGTCAAGGCGATCGATCAAACTATCGATGTGCATATCCGCCCTATGCTCATGATGGATGGAGGGAATTTAGAAATCCTAGACATTAAAGAGGGGGGGGGTTTGTAGATGTGTATATCCGTTACATGGGCGCATGCGATGGGTGCGCGAGCGCGAGTACGGGAACTTTATACGCTATCGAAGGAGTGTTACAAGAACATTTAGATGAGCATATCCGCGTTTTGCCAATTTAGTTTAAAGATGAGAATTTGGGGGAGGGTATTTGGATTCCCATGCTATAATTGCGCACTATTTTTTAGGAGTTTATTTTGGGTAAAAAACTAAGAATTTGGCTGTCATGGATGTTGTTAGGGGGTTTTGGGGTTTTAGTGGCCGATTCGAGCACTCAAACTCCTCAAACTCCTCAAACTCCTCAAACTCCTAACTCTACTGCTCAAAAGAAACCCAAACCTATTGTAGGTGATACAATCTTAGATTTTAGCTATCCTATTAATATTGTCCAAGAACCCATTAATAATCGCTTTGTGGGTCTGCTTGCCCCGCA
This portion of the Helicobacter felis ATCC 49179 genome encodes:
- a CDS encoding NifS family cysteine desulfurase, translated to MMERIYLDNNATTKVDPAVESLMTPYFSAQYGNPNSLHKFGTETHPAILEALDKLYAGVGARNEDDIIITSCATESNNWVLKSMYFDAYLKHGKNHIITTEVEHPAVHATCQFLESVGMEVTYLPINAQGTISADQVKEAITDKTALVSVMWANNETGLIFPIEEIGAVCKERGVLLHSDGVQAIGKIPVDVQRANVDFLSFSAHKFHGPKGVGGLYIRSGVELTPLLHGGEHMRGRRSGTLNVPYIVGMGEAMRLAQEHLEYEKKVVGELRDKLEDALLNIQDVFVIGDRVHRVPNTTLVSVRGIEGEAMLWDLNRANIAASTGSACASEDLEANPVMVAIGADKELAHTAIRFSLSRFNKAEEIDYTIEVFNKAVKRLRNISSSYGF